One Littorina saxatilis isolate snail1 linkage group LG1, US_GU_Lsax_2.0, whole genome shotgun sequence genomic window carries:
- the LOC138976747 gene encoding zinc finger protein ZFAT-like: MDTFICGTCQDAFNDMEVFMQHKQKGCSHSQPDVIQVHVDHSGEVTELTGADGIMEEGSGASPTTLTFLNEMADEGRLATLHNQEGDGGTRTYIILNDTTNIASDTLQLEPVAVTTSGKEGSAVIEVTGAGEETPQTNTEHVPKKTPGRRGRKPKKAGEIKTEPMEAVPSTPVKPNVPEKDKDGKLRCPNCHRTFNKERHFKTHKCLASSLYIDISKREVRLDSGDEGELEEMEAGAIDDDQEEYRAPPEADQSEDSELVAEEAQGNDTASANAKDGSFKNIQLHTDADTEGGPRDRNTLGIEDVPIFRSEEEKIEFETTLNIDLSCIDHMFKVHVIDQDINENAGSYGRGQLSALSLYSCTVCEKVFKTLSHMRLHCLVHTDLKPFKCTKCSYATNTKGNLYTHMRKHTGQYYQCKHCDFHSVNKSHLVEHEATHEKKRHPCAICQKDYATGKSLINHVRKYHSNTRKGQKYLQTFLQGRQVSGSTVIHQCHVCNRKFKKKIDRDRHLFVHDIRDVNMTHQCELCEYQASRRVYLEKHYLKHRVLYCCILCGAKFLSTVKLLEHLSGSHGDQQSVAGRGNLFERCINSSLYLPEPDEQLPAADKPFVNLPPELSASAVNNTAPDADVDTITQTHTDADTITQTQTDTDTVTQTRTETIAETTMETSMETDTETTKETSTEIGTVTSTVDGVGETAAAPEAGAVAGEGNWGVDEGGEAVHTASGVSQVEGEGPSLATVKKEVITVMVDEDGVTDILPTSDITRLVTEASKTDPSPALTDQGESSATQPNTQGAGGEALSQTASQSLDPVPDSDVPLVPNPGGEVQGEEGEEMGEGLTGEAETEEEAGLEGEVEGEGVSGQGEEKDEKKNIVERLGFRKMNMQIFQKMRETFGSEECEFCGRLFYTKQDYEPHLRTHTGDRPFRCNDCPFRAIARENLRRHVEREHQNVKFACKECEFVATSRTRLWNHQLSHLGISGLECPHCTEKFESIKRLRVHMTVSHPDLPREELDKLTAHKHKMQGKMGRRSYKCPYCERVFIRANSELQKHIWIHEGVKPYKCSLCTYACRSKNNLQAHMLRHSSHKPFACQECGKAYKSKTALRWHVRSHKTGNLFKCDKCSYEAQQRSHLKRHMETHEVQKRFTCHHCDYSANTAGYMKIHYARAHKGLQYSPELHGLANTTTSVASEHQVFKCLSCDYLFGNLSDLKRHLKIRHHVQVQDIAGIEQMQISEVEVVQCAEEQAVTETTEIMEQESVLTSGVRETVNSADLDEKTASAVTLLQQIINMQSQGAFGQQEIKVMSEDGQLVTVNPETIIVQQHDGQQVLVTNADGHADHGQYVIQYIAPDDDPNAVPSMEGVPMEIHTVDTELVTE; the protein is encoded by the exons ATGGACACATTTATCTGCGGGACGTGTCAGGATGCGTTCAATGACATGGAGGTGTTCATGCAGCACAAGCAGAAAGGATGTTCACACTCACAGCCAGACGTTATCCAGGTTCACGTTGACCACTCAGGGGAGGTCACTGAGCTCACCGGTGCAGACGGGATCATGG AAGAAGGCAGCGGTGCCTCTCCCACGACCCTGACCTTTCTGAACGAGATGGCGGATGAAGGTCGCCTGGCGACGTTGCACAACCAGGAGGGTGACGGAGGCACACGCACGTACATCATCCTCAACGATACCACCAACATCGCCTCCGACACCCTGCAGCTGGAGCCTGTTGCCGTGACTACAAGTGGTAAGGAGGGCAGTGCGGTGATAGAGGTGACTGGGGCGGGGGAGGAAACACCGCAGACCAACACAGAACATGTGCCCAAGAAAACACCAG GGCGGCGCGGCCGGAAGCCGAAGAAAGCCggagagataaagacagagcCCATGGAGGCTGTACCATCCACTCCCGTCAAACCCAACGTGCCAGAAAAAG ACAAGGACGGGAAGCTGCGTTGCCCCAACTGTCATCGCACGTTCAACAAGGAGCGGCACTTCAAGACCCACAAGTGTCTGGCCAGCTCCCTCTACATCGACATCAGCAAGCGGGAGGTCAGGCTGGACTCAG GGGATGAAGGGGAACTGGAGGAGATGGAGGCGGGTGCTATCGACGACGACCAGGAGGAATACCGGGCACCACCAGAAGCTGACCAATCGGAGGACAGTGAGTTGGTGGCGGAGGAGGCTCAGGGGAACGACACAGCCAGTGCCAACGCTAAGGACGGCTCTTTCAAAAATATCCAG CTGCAcacagacgcagacacagaGGGTGGGCCTCGGGACAGAAACACGCTGGGCATTGAGGATGTTCCCATCTTCCGCAGTGAGGAGGAGAAGATTGAGTTTGAGACCACGCTCAACATCGACCTGAGCTGCATTGACCACATGTTTAAG GTGCATGTGATAGACCAGGACATCAACGAGAATGCGGGGTCGTACGGGCGTGGCCAGCTGTCTGCACTGTCGCTGTACTCCTGCACGGTGTGTGAGAAGGTGTTCAAAACCCTGTCCCACATGCGACTGCACTGCCTGGTGCACACCGACCTAAAGCCGTTCAAGTGCACCAAGTGCTCTTACGCCACCAACACTAAAG GCAACTTGTACACACACATGCGGAAGCACACAGGCCAGTACTACCAGTGCAAGCACTGCGACTTTCACTCCGTCAACAAGAGCCACCTGGTGGAGCATGAAGCGACTCACGAAAAGAAACGCCACCCCTGCGCCATCTGCCAGAAAGACTACGCCACAG GCAAGTCGCTGATCAACCACGTACGTAAGTACCACAGCAACACACGCAAGGGACAAAAATACCTGCAGACCTTCCTTCAGGGGAGACAAGTCAGCGGCTCCACCGTCATCCACCAGTGTCACGTCTGTAACAGAAAG TTCAAGAAGAAGATCGACAGGGACCGCCACCTGTTTGTGCACGACATCCGTGACGTCAACATGACTCACCAGTGCGAGCTGTGCGAGTATCAGGCGAGTCGCCGCGTGTACCTGGAGAAACATTACCTCAAGCACCGGGTCCTCTACTGCTGCATCCTCTGTGGCGCCAAATTCCTCTCCACTGTCAA GCTCCTAGAGCACCTGTCTGGTTCCCATGGTGACCAGCAGTCGGTGGCGGGGAGAGGGAATCTGTTTGAGCGCTGCATCAACAGCAGTCTCTACCTACCTGAACCCGACGAGCAGCTGCCGGCCGCCGACAAACCCTTTGTCAACCTGCCCCCTGAACTCTCCGCCTCCGCCGTGAACAACACTGCACCTGATGCTGATGTTGACACCatcacccagacacacactgacgctGACACCATCACCCAGACAcaaactgacactgacactgtcacCCAGACACGCACCGAGACCATCGCAGAGACCACTATGGAAACAAGCATGGAGACCGACACAGAGACCACCAAAGAAACCAGCACTGAAATCGGCACTGTAACTAGTACAGTAGATGGGGTGGGGGAGACTGCGGCAGCACCAGAGGCGGGTGCGGTAGCAGGGGAGGGCAACTGGGGGGTGGATGAGGGAGGGGAGGCAGTGCACACAGCAAGTGGCGTGTCAcaggtggagggggaggggcctAGCTTGGCGACGGTGAAGAAGGAGGTGATCACTGTCATGGTGGACGAGGACGGGGTCACCGACATTCTGCCCACCTCCGACATCACCAGGCTGGTGACCGAGGCCTCCAAGACTGACCCCTCCCCTGCCCTCACTGACCAGGGGGAAAGCAGTGccacacaacccaacacacAGGGGGCAGGGGGCGAGGCCTTGTCCCAGACAGCCTCACAGTCCCTGGATCCTGTCCCTGACAGTGACGTCCCCCTGGTCCCTAATCCTGGGGGTGAAGTgcagggggaggagggggaggagatgGGGGAGGGGCTTACAGGGGAGGCGGAGACTGAGGAGGAGGCGGGGCTGGAGGGAGAGGTGGAGGGGGAAGGTGTATCGGGCCAGGGGGAAGAGAAGGACGAAAAGAAGAACATCGTGGAGCGGCTCGGCTTCCGCAAGATGAACATGCAAATCTTCCAGAAGATGCGTGAGACGTTCGGCTCAGAGGAGTGTGAGTTCTGCGGCCGTCTGTTCTACACCAAGCAGGATTATGAGCCACACCTTCGCACACACACTG GTGACCGCCCGTTCCGCTGTAACGACTGCCCGTTCAGAGCAATCGCGCGTGAAAACCTGCGCCGCCACGTGGAGCGGGAACACCAAAACGTGAAGTTTGCGTGCAAGGAGTGTGAGTTTGTGGCCACCAGTCGCACACGCCTGTGGAACCACCAGCTGTCGCACTTGGGCATCAGCGGTCTAGAGTGTCCGCACTGCACAGAGAAGTTTGAAAG CATTAAGCGACTGCGTGTGCACATGACCGTGTCCCACCCTGACCTGCCCAGGGAGGAGCTGGACAAGCTGACCGctcacaaacacaaaatgcAGGGCAAGATGG GACGGCGTTCCTACAAATGTCCCTACTGTGAGCGTGTGTTTATCCGGGCCAACTCAGAGCTGCAGAAGCACATCTGGATCCACGAGGGGGTAAAGCCATACAAATGCTCCCTGTGTACCTACGCCTGCCGCTCTAAGAACAACCTGCAGGCTCACATGCTGCGTCACTCCTCACACAAG CCATTTGCGTGTCAAGAATGCGGGAAGGCGTACAAATCCAAGACGGCGCTTCGCTGGCACGTGCGGTCTCACAAGACGGGAAACCTCTTTAAGTGTGACAA GTGTTCGTACGAGGCCCAGCAGCGCAGCCACCTGAAGCGGCACATGGAGACGCACGAAGTCCAGAAACGCTTCACCTGCCACCACTGTGACTACTCCGCCAACACCGCCGGCTACATGAAGATCCACTACGCCCGTGCGCATAAAGGTCTCCAGTACTCGCCCGAACTCCACGGGCTGGCCAATACCACAACCTCTGTCGCCTCTGAACACcag GTGTTCAAGTGCCTAAGCTGTGACTACCTGTTCGGCAACCTGTCGGACCTGAAGCGGCATCTGAAGATTCGTCACCACGTGCAGGTGCAGGACATTGCTGGCATTGAACAGATGCAGATCTCAGAGGTGGAG GTTGTGCAGTGCGCTGAGGAACAGGCAGTGACAGAGACGACGGAGATCATGGAGCAAGAGTCGGTGCTGACCTCTGGCGTGAGGGAGACGGTCAACAGCGCCGACCTTGACGAGAAAACAGCGTCGGCAGTTACCCTGCTGCAGCAAATCATCAACATGCAGAGTCAG GGAGCGTTTGGTCAGCAGGAGATCAAGGTGATGTCGGAGGATGGCCAGCTGGTGACGGTCAACCCGGAGACCATCATCGTCCAGCAGCACGACGGTCAGCAGGTCCTGGTCACCAACGCCGACGGTCACGCCGACCACGGACAGTACGTCATCCAGTATATCGCCCCTGACGACGACCCTAACGCCGTGCCCTCCATGGAGGGCGTTCCCATGGAGATACACACTGTCGACACAGAGCTGGTGACGGAATAG